The following proteins are encoded in a genomic region of Phragmites australis chromosome 9, lpPhrAust1.1, whole genome shotgun sequence:
- the LOC133928824 gene encoding cyclin-dependent kinase D-1-like, whose protein sequence is MASGGGDDDAGVKRVADRYLKREVLGEGTYGIVFKAIDTKTGNTVAIKKIRLGTYKEGVNFTALREIKLLKELKDPNIIELIDCFPYKGNLHLVFEFMETDLEAVIRDRNIVLSPADTKSYVQMMLKGLAFCHKKWVLHRDMKPNNLLIGPDGQLKLADFGLARIFGSPGRNFTHQVFARWYRAPELLFGSKQYGSAVDIWAAGCIFAELLLRRPFLQGTSDIDQLGKIFAALGTPKSSQWPDMVYLPDYVEYQFVAAPSLRSLFPMASDDALDLLSKMFTYDPKARITAQQALEHRYFSSVPAPTKPSQLPRPSRKGDSGNNKIPDLNLQDGPVVQSPPRKLRRVTAHEGMEGNMHRVDKAEEHPSGARHTDDMSSQSARIPMSVDVGAVFGTRPAPRPTLNSADKSRLKRKLDMDPEFGYGE, encoded by the exons CACAGTTGCGATTAAGAAAATCAGGCTAGGGACGTACAAGGAAGGTGTGAACTTCACTGCATTGAGGGAAATTAAACTGCTCAAGGAGCTGAAAGATCCTAATATTATAGAGCTAATTGATTGTTTCCCTTACAAGGGAAACTTGCACCTTGTATTTGAGTTTATGGAGACTGACTTGGAAGCTGTCATACGAGATAGGAACATTGTATTGTCTCCAGCTGACACAAAATCATATGTTCAGATGATGTTGAAAGGTCTAGCTTTCTGCCATAAGAAATGGGTGCTACACAG GGATATGAAACCAAATAATTTACTCATAGGTCCTGATGGGCAGCTCAAGCTTGCTGACTTTGGTCTGGCACGTATATTTGGAAGTCCAGGAAGGAACTTCACTCACCAG GTCTTTGCACGTTGGTACCGTGCACCAGAATTATTATTTGGCTCGAAGCAGTATGGATCTGCAGTGGATATTTGGGCTGCTGGATGTATTTTTGCTGAACTGCTTCTTCGCCGACCCTTTCTCCAG GGTACTAGTGACATTGATCAACTTGGGAAGATCTTCGCTGCATTGGGAACTCCAAAGTCTTCTCAATGGCCGGACATGGTTTATCTTCCAGATTATGTTGAGTATCAATTTGTCGCTGCACCTTCTCTTCGTTCATTGTTTCCGATGGCCAGTGATGATGCTTTAGATCTTCTATCAAAAATGTTTACATATGACCCAAAAGCAAGAATCACTGCTCAGCAGGCTTTAGAACACAG GTACTTTTCATCAGTACCAGCTCCAACAAAACCATCACAGCTTCCAAGGCCATCGCGGAAGGGAGACTCGGGGAATAACAAGATACCAGACCTGAACCTGCAGGACGGCCCTGTGGTGCAGTCCCCGCCAAGAAAGTTACGGAGGGTGACAGCGCATGAAGGGATGGAAGGTAATATGCACCGGGTGGATAAAGCGGAAGAGCATCCTTCAGGGGCGAGGCACACTGATGACATGTCCAGTCAGAGTGCTAGAATTCCAATGTCTGTTGATGTTGGAGCTGTGTTTGGCACACGACCAGCTCCTAGACCAACCTTGAACAG TGCTGACAAGTCCCGTTTAAAACGAAAACTTGATATGGATCCAGAATTTGGATACGGAGAGTAA